Proteins encoded by one window of Dokdonella sp.:
- a CDS encoding MotA/TolQ/ExbB proton channel family protein — translation MQQDAVSTIPAGGGSNAQAMSAMGFDHLIHNFDAVGWVVFITLVVMSILSIYFIIFNLIRNTMVRSRMDRVIHTFWETPSAQEAIRFLEEQPKSEPFSKIALDAAVAAQHHSRHEGSRLVEALNRSEFIDRALRQGVARESMRLEGGLTVLATVGSTAPFVGLLGTVWGIYHALIKIGASGNASMEAVAGPVGEALIMTAIGLFVAIPAVLAYNFYVRSNRLIYARFDEFAHDLHDFFAIGSRVDANAPAAPAAARK, via the coding sequence ATGCAGCAAGATGCAGTTTCAACGATTCCGGCGGGCGGCGGCAGCAATGCCCAGGCGATGTCCGCGATGGGCTTCGACCATCTGATCCATAACTTCGACGCGGTCGGCTGGGTGGTGTTCATCACTCTCGTCGTGATGTCGATCCTGTCGATCTACTTCATCATCTTCAACCTGATCCGCAACACGATGGTGCGCTCGCGCATGGACCGCGTGATTCACACCTTCTGGGAAACGCCATCGGCGCAGGAGGCGATCCGCTTCCTCGAGGAGCAGCCGAAGTCCGAGCCGTTCTCGAAGATCGCGCTCGACGCCGCCGTCGCCGCGCAGCACCACTCGCGTCATGAAGGCAGCCGTCTGGTCGAGGCGCTGAACCGTTCCGAGTTCATCGACCGCGCGCTGCGCCAGGGCGTCGCCCGCGAGAGCATGCGCCTGGAAGGTGGCCTGACCGTGCTCGCCACGGTCGGTTCGACCGCGCCGTTCGTTGGTCTGCTCGGCACCGTCTGGGGCATCTACCACGCCCTCATCAAGATCGGCGCCAGCGGCAACGCCTCGATGGAAGCGGTGGCCGGCCCGGTCGGCGAGGCGCTGATCATGACCGCGATCGGTCTGTTCGTCGCGATCCCCGCCGTGCTCGCCTACAACTTCTATGTGCGCAGCAACCGCCTGATCTACGCTCGCTTCGACGAATTCGCGCATGACCTGCACGACTTCTTCGCGATCGGTTCGCGCGTCGACGCCAACGCACCAGCAGCGCCCGCAGCTGCGAGGAAGTAA
- a CDS encoding biopolymer transporter ExbD, whose product MAFSSNSGGGPMAEINVTPLVDVMLVLLIIFMITAPLMTHKIRIDLPQANPNVQETNPPEPIDLAVKAGGELYWNDEPITEAMLAAQLRVAAQKNPQPELQIRADKTTQYQLIATVMATAKSSGMVKIGFITSQQ is encoded by the coding sequence ATGGCCTTCTCGTCGAACTCGGGCGGTGGCCCGATGGCGGAAATCAACGTCACGCCGCTGGTCGACGTGATGTTGGTGCTGCTGATCATCTTCATGATCACCGCGCCGCTGATGACCCACAAGATCCGCATCGACCTGCCGCAGGCGAACCCGAACGTCCAGGAGACCAACCCTCCCGAGCCGATCGACCTCGCCGTCAAGGCTGGTGGCGAGCTTTACTGGAACGACGAGCCGATCACCGAGGCGATGCTGGCCGCGCAGTTGCGCGTGGCCGCGCAGAAGAATCCGCAGCCGGAATTGCAGATTCGCGCCGACAAGACCACGCAGTATCAGCTCATCGCCACGGTCATGGCGACCGCGAAGAGCTCCGGCATGGTCAAGATCGGCTTCATCACCTCGCAGCAATAG
- a CDS encoding biopolymer transporter ExbD codes for MAYANPLRGNGTPLAEINITPLVDVMLTVLIIFMIATPIVTKQITLPLAGGDKGKVEPRVMAVAIGEGGELRINDLPTSRAELEILMRAASAGSAPVRLEIRPQAQSRYDDLAEVLAMATRQGVSDLRVEALPAH; via the coding sequence ATGGCTTACGCGAATCCGCTTCGTGGCAATGGCACGCCGCTCGCCGAGATCAACATCACCCCGCTCGTCGACGTGATGCTGACTGTCCTCATCATCTTCATGATCGCCACGCCGATCGTGACGAAACAGATCACCTTGCCGCTTGCTGGTGGCGACAAGGGCAAGGTCGAACCGAGGGTCATGGCCGTCGCCATCGGCGAGGGCGGCGAACTGCGCATCAACGACCTGCCGACCTCGCGCGCCGAGCTGGAAATACTGATGCGCGCAGCCAGCGCCGGCAGCGCGCCGGTTCGCCTGGAGATCCGACCGCAGGCCCAGTCGCGCTACGACGATCTTGCCGAAGTGTTGGCGATGGCGACCCGTCAGGGCGTGTCCGACCTTCGCGTCGAGGCCTTGCCGGCACATTGA
- a CDS encoding pyridoxine 5'-phosphate synthase, with the protein MIKLSVNVNKVAVLRNSRGGSEPDPVNAARVALAAGCHGITVHPRPDQRHIRVDDVSRIAQVLDGAEYNIEGNPFAPARGDYPGLLAIVRATRPAQVTLVPDGDGQITSDHGFDVERDVERLTPLVAAFRELDCRVSVFVDAGTARLDALAAIGVNRIEIYTGPFAHAHALGDDAAAVAACVATAQAARAVGLGVNAGHDLCQHNLARLASAIPWLDEVSIGHALFGEALYAGLDATVRAYLGILRTAAAPD; encoded by the coding sequence GTGATCAAGCTCAGCGTCAACGTCAACAAGGTCGCCGTGCTGCGCAACTCGCGCGGCGGCAGCGAGCCCGATCCCGTCAACGCCGCTCGGGTGGCGCTCGCTGCCGGCTGCCACGGCATCACCGTGCATCCGCGCCCCGACCAGCGCCACATCCGTGTAGACGACGTCTCGCGCATCGCGCAGGTGCTCGATGGCGCCGAGTACAACATCGAAGGCAATCCATTCGCCCCTGCTCGCGGCGACTATCCGGGCCTGCTCGCGATCGTGCGCGCGACGCGACCCGCCCAGGTCACGCTCGTACCGGACGGCGACGGCCAGATCACCTCCGACCATGGCTTCGACGTCGAGCGCGACGTCGAGCGGCTGACACCACTGGTCGCGGCATTCCGCGAGCTGGACTGCCGGGTCAGCGTGTTCGTCGATGCCGGCACGGCGCGACTCGATGCGCTGGCGGCGATTGGCGTGAACCGCATCGAAATCTACACCGGGCCCTTCGCGCACGCGCACGCGCTTGGCGACGATGCAGCGGCCGTCGCCGCCTGCGTCGCCACCGCCCAGGCCGCCCGCGCGGTGGGGCTCGGCGTCAACGCCGGACACGACCTCTGTCAACACAATCTCGCACGGCTGGCCAGTGCGATCCCGTGGCTCGACGAAGTTTCGATCGGCCACGCGCTGTTCGGTGAAGCCCTGTACGCCGGGCTCGATGCGACCGTGCGCGCCTATCTCGGCATCCTGCGCACGGCAGCCGCGCCGGATTGA
- a CDS encoding sigma-70 family RNA polymerase sigma factor, protein MSNGFGQELDALTLERARRGDVRAFEAIYRMYARACYTLALRILGDAGAAEDVMQEVFLRVLSMLRGFRGDAPFGAWLKRLTANATIDVIRRNRRFDGDDAALILETTAAGGTDGELAADAWSLLQRLPPRARAVLLLHEVEGYTHRELGALFGQSESYSKSILARTLKQLGDMMGTKPAHRTTVDDDHA, encoded by the coding sequence GTGAGCAACGGCTTCGGCCAGGAACTCGATGCGCTGACGCTCGAGAGGGCCCGCCGCGGCGATGTGCGCGCGTTCGAGGCGATCTACCGCATGTATGCGCGTGCCTGCTACACCCTGGCGCTGCGCATCCTCGGCGACGCAGGTGCTGCCGAGGACGTCATGCAGGAAGTGTTTTTGCGCGTGCTGTCGATGCTGCGTGGCTTCCGTGGCGATGCGCCATTCGGTGCATGGCTCAAGCGTCTGACTGCGAATGCGACGATCGATGTCATCCGCCGCAACCGGCGCTTCGATGGTGATGATGCTGCGCTGATCCTCGAGACGACTGCGGCCGGTGGTACGGATGGGGAGTTGGCCGCGGACGCCTGGTCGCTGTTGCAGCGGCTGCCGCCACGTGCCCGGGCCGTGCTGCTGCTGCATGAAGTCGAAGGCTATACGCACCGGGAGCTTGGCGCATTGTTCGGGCAAAGTGAGAGCTATTCGAAGTCGATCCTCGCGCGCACGCTGAAGCAGCTCGGGGACATGATGGGCACGAAGCCCGCACACAGGACCACGGTCGATGACGACCATGCATGA
- the acs gene encoding acetate--CoA ligase has translation MAQIHPVPAAFAAAARYDKARYDALYAESMADPIGFWSRIGQRLDWITPYTQVKDVSYDAADLHIRWYHDGTLNVSANCLDRHLATRGDKTAIIWEGDDPAESRRISYRELHAEVCKAANLLASLGVKKGDRVAIYLPMIPEAAVAMLACTRIGAIHTIVFAGFSPDSLASRIADSQCKLVITADEGLRGKKRVPLKANVDEALKRPNTNSVETVLVVRRTDGAVDMQTPRDRWWHTLVEGQSTTHEPVACEAEHPLFILYTSGSTGTPKGVLHTTGGYLVFASFTHEAIFDLREDDVYWCTADIGWVTGHSYLLYGPLANGATTLMFEGVPNYPDSSRFWQVVDKHKVTLFYTAPTAIRALMREGEEIVKKTSRASLRLLGSVGEPINPEAWEWYWRVVGDGRCPIVDTWWQTETGGILISPLPGAIAQKPGSATLPFFGIRPAIVDANGSVLEGATEGNLVLTDSWPGQMRTVYGDHARFVDTYFRTYPGTYFTGDGARRDEDGYYWITGRVDDVINVSGHRLGTAEVESALVAHAQVAEAAVVGCPHDIKGQGIYAYVTLKAGITPSEDLRKELIAWVRKEIGPIATPDYLQWAPGLPKTRSGKIMRRILRKIAENQPEALGDTSTLADPSVVASLVDERLVR, from the coding sequence ATGGCGCAGATCCATCCCGTTCCGGCCGCGTTCGCGGCTGCAGCCCGCTATGACAAGGCGCGCTATGACGCGCTGTACGCGGAATCGATGGCCGACCCGATAGGTTTCTGGTCGCGCATCGGCCAGCGCCTCGACTGGATCACGCCCTACACCCAGGTCAAGGACGTCTCCTACGATGCCGCCGACCTGCATATCCGCTGGTACCACGACGGCACGCTGAACGTTTCGGCCAACTGCCTCGACCGCCATCTCGCCACGCGCGGCGACAAGACCGCGATCATCTGGGAAGGCGACGATCCGGCCGAGTCACGCCGCATCAGCTACCGTGAGCTGCATGCCGAGGTGTGCAAGGCGGCGAACCTGCTCGCCAGCCTCGGCGTGAAGAAAGGCGACCGTGTCGCGATCTACCTGCCGATGATTCCGGAAGCCGCGGTGGCGATGCTCGCCTGCACGCGCATCGGTGCGATCCACACCATCGTGTTCGCCGGCTTCTCGCCCGATTCACTGGCCAGCCGCATCGCCGACAGCCAGTGCAAGCTCGTCATCACCGCTGACGAGGGCCTGCGCGGCAAGAAGCGCGTGCCGCTCAAGGCGAATGTCGACGAGGCACTCAAGCGGCCGAACACGAACAGCGTCGAGACCGTGCTCGTCGTGCGTCGCACCGATGGTGCGGTCGACATGCAGACACCACGCGACCGCTGGTGGCACACGCTGGTCGAAGGCCAGTCGACCACGCACGAGCCGGTTGCCTGCGAGGCCGAACATCCGCTGTTCATCCTCTACACATCCGGCTCGACCGGTACGCCGAAAGGCGTGCTGCATACCACTGGCGGCTATCTCGTGTTCGCCAGCTTCACCCACGAGGCCATCTTCGACCTGCGCGAGGACGATGTTTACTGGTGTACCGCCGACATCGGCTGGGTCACCGGCCACAGCTATCTCCTGTACGGCCCCTTGGCCAATGGTGCGACTACGCTGATGTTCGAGGGCGTACCGAACTATCCCGACTCCTCGCGCTTCTGGCAGGTCGTCGACAAGCACAAGGTCACCCTGTTCTACACCGCACCAACGGCGATCCGCGCGCTGATGCGCGAAGGCGAGGAGATCGTCAAAAAGACCTCGCGCGCCAGCCTGCGTCTGCTCGGCTCGGTCGGCGAGCCGATCAACCCCGAGGCTTGGGAGTGGTACTGGCGCGTGGTCGGTGATGGCCGCTGCCCGATCGTCGACACCTGGTGGCAGACCGAAACCGGCGGCATCCTGATCTCGCCGCTGCCCGGTGCAATCGCGCAGAAGCCCGGCTCGGCAACGCTGCCGTTCTTCGGCATCCGGCCGGCCATCGTCGATGCCAATGGCAGCGTGCTCGAGGGTGCGACCGAGGGCAACCTCGTGCTGACCGACTCCTGGCCCGGCCAGATGCGTACGGTCTACGGTGACCACGCGCGCTTCGTCGATACCTATTTCCGCACCTACCCGGGCACCTATTTCACCGGCGACGGTGCGCGCCGCGACGAGGATGGCTACTACTGGATCACCGGCCGCGTCGATGACGTCATCAACGTCTCCGGCCATCGTCTCGGCACGGCCGAAGTCGAGAGTGCGCTGGTCGCGCATGCACAGGTTGCCGAAGCCGCCGTGGTCGGCTGCCCACACGACATCAAGGGCCAGGGCATCTATGCCTACGTCACCCTCAAGGCCGGCATCACACCGAGCGAGGACTTGCGCAAGGAACTGATTGCCTGGGTGCGCAAGGAGATCGGCCCGATCGCCACCCCGGACTACCTGCAATGGGCGCCGGGTCTGCCGAAGACGCGTTCCGGCAAGATCATGCGCCGCATCCTGCGCAAGATCGCCGAGAACCAGCCAGAAGCGCTGGGCGATACCTCGACCCTTGCCGATCCCTCGGTGGTCGCCAGCCTGGTGGATGAGAGGCTGGTGCGATGA
- a CDS encoding PDZ domain-containing protein, translating to MCRFAALALALSALTPCAQAQQTTTTPAVEQQLRESLRVLLLDMVQAGAFGDTPAEQLELSIDSPRQRVGDLGLIVDSTAAPRAGEGLRVLGTTPGGNGERIGLRAGDVIIAVNGLGLGSGPDAAARLREAVGDFSDGAAVEFDLRRDGRPTKAAGTLTGTWLPAMRLSVGAHALASSVDSRSDRGVGCGRIVIFDTAPRQDGLHAATLNRIDGRTAGITGQTSFRLPVGRHELEIGERIDPRYLSFNDRLRNAGGVRYKTLVIDVGADTEYHVAVRLNQDRRNEWKDGAFWDPVVWREAAQPCR from the coding sequence ATGTGTCGTTTTGCGGCACTCGCTCTCGCACTGTCCGCCCTCACCCCGTGTGCGCAGGCGCAGCAGACCACGACGACACCAGCGGTCGAACAACAGTTGCGCGAATCCTTGCGCGTGCTGTTGCTCGACATGGTGCAAGCCGGCGCGTTCGGTGACACGCCGGCAGAGCAGCTCGAGCTGTCGATCGACTCACCGCGCCAGCGCGTCGGCGATCTCGGCCTGATCGTCGACAGCACTGCTGCACCACGTGCCGGTGAGGGTCTGCGCGTGCTCGGTACGACACCGGGCGGGAATGGCGAACGAATCGGCCTGCGCGCCGGCGATGTCATCATCGCCGTCAATGGTCTCGGTCTCGGCAGTGGGCCAGACGCTGCGGCACGCCTGCGTGAGGCGGTGGGCGACTTCAGCGACGGTGCCGCGGTGGAGTTCGACCTGCGTCGCGACGGCAGGCCGACCAAGGCTGCCGGCACCCTGACCGGTACCTGGCTGCCGGCGATGCGCCTGTCGGTGGGTGCGCACGCGCTGGCTTCGAGCGTCGATTCCCGGTCCGACCGCGGGGTCGGTTGCGGACGTATCGTGATCTTCGATACCGCCCCTCGCCAAGACGGCCTGCATGCTGCCACGCTCAACCGTATCGATGGTCGGACGGCTGGGATCACCGGGCAGACGAGCTTCCGCCTGCCCGTGGGACGGCACGAACTCGAGATCGGTGAGCGCATAGACCCGCGCTACCTGTCGTTCAACGATCGTCTGCGCAATGCCGGCGGTGTGCGCTACAAGACCTTGGTGATCGATGTTGGCGCCGATACCGAGTACCACGTCGCCGTGCGGCTCAACCAGGACCGGCGCAACGAATGGAAGGACGGTGCGTTCTGGGATCCAGTGGTGTGGCGCGAGGCGGCGCAGCCCTGCCGCTGA
- a CDS encoding energy transducer TonB translates to MADDTFQAEGNSFNWRRVWSLAGAFTVHVFALGLLATPVAPPPAKEKVVDNKVTVEFIEPPPPPPPPPPPPPEPPKKPPPKVIEKVKPPPTPPPEPPPPVIVEEASPMAVAAPPPAPPAPPAPPVDIAPSENISYRKLRPPKYPPQAVRQHQQGKVLLKVLVGLDGSPEEITVEKSSGSRLLDQAAIAAVKTWVFNAGMKDGKPSRGYALVPIEFNLNQ, encoded by the coding sequence ATGGCTGACGACACTTTCCAAGCCGAAGGCAACTCGTTCAACTGGCGCCGTGTCTGGTCGCTGGCCGGCGCTTTCACCGTTCATGTCTTCGCTTTGGGTCTGCTCGCCACGCCGGTCGCGCCGCCGCCGGCGAAAGAGAAGGTTGTCGACAACAAGGTGACGGTCGAATTCATCGAACCGCCACCGCCACCGCCACCGCCACCGCCACCGCCGCCGGAGCCGCCGAAGAAGCCGCCGCCGAAGGTGATCGAGAAGGTCAAGCCGCCGCCGACCCCACCGCCGGAGCCGCCACCGCCGGTCATCGTCGAGGAAGCCTCGCCGATGGCGGTGGCTGCGCCGCCGCCGGCGCCCCCGGCACCACCGGCGCCCCCGGTGGACATCGCGCCGAGCGAGAACATCAGCTACCGTAAGCTTCGTCCGCCGAAGTATCCGCCGCAGGCTGTCAGGCAGCACCAGCAGGGCAAGGTCCTGCTGAAAGTGCTCGTCGGGCTCGACGGTTCGCCGGAGGAGATCACGGTCGAGAAGTCCAGCGGTTCGCGCCTGCTCGACCAGGCCGCGATCGCTGCAGTGAAGACCTGGGTGTTCAACGCAGGCATGAAGGACGGCAAACCGAGTCGCGGTTATGCTTTGGTCCCGATCGAGTTCAACCTCAACCAGTAG
- a CDS encoding response regulator transcription factor, translated as MREVLIADDHPLFRDALRRAVLRAVPDATLHEADSVASIQGLVDAHPDADLLLLDLHMPGARGFSTLVHIRAQHPGLPIIVVSAHEENVVMRRAIAHGASGYIPKSVSVDTIVGAVQGVLDGDVWLPDTAGTVDAALPPGEAAIAARIAELTPQQFRVLSMIAEGLLNKQIAYDLNVSEATVKAHMTAIMRKLGVSNRTQVALLANHLAVDQDAASELSEAGFQT; from the coding sequence ATGCGCGAAGTCCTGATCGCCGACGACCACCCTCTGTTCCGCGACGCGCTGCGGCGGGCGGTGCTGCGGGCGGTGCCGGATGCGACGCTGCACGAAGCCGACAGCGTCGCCTCGATCCAGGGACTGGTCGATGCCCATCCCGATGCCGACCTGCTCCTGCTCGACCTGCACATGCCGGGCGCCAGGGGTTTCTCGACGCTGGTGCACATCCGCGCACAGCATCCGGGCCTGCCGATCATCGTCGTCTCCGCGCACGAGGAGAATGTGGTCATGCGCCGCGCGATCGCGCATGGTGCGTCTGGCTACATTCCGAAGTCGGTCTCGGTCGACACCATCGTCGGTGCCGTGCAGGGCGTGCTCGACGGTGATGTCTGGCTGCCCGACACGGCCGGCACGGTCGACGCCGCTTTGCCGCCCGGCGAGGCCGCTATCGCCGCACGCATCGCCGAGCTGACTCCGCAGCAGTTCCGCGTGCTGTCGATGATCGCCGAGGGCCTGCTCAACAAACAGATCGCCTATGACCTGAACGTATCCGAGGCAACCGTCAAGGCACACATGACCGCGATCATGCGCAAGCTCGGGGTCAGCAACCGCACCCAGGTCGCCCTGCTCGCCAACCACCTCGCCGTGGACCAGGACGCCGCAAGCGAGCTGTCAGAGGCCGGTTTCCAGACCTGA
- a CDS encoding tetratricopeptide repeat protein, producing MKLSGLARVALCATALLMSAATFAAKKDTKSVDEFPNATRKEPKATMVEREQRELSKAADLVNDGKGMEALPIVEKVLGNPKSSKYAQAFALQLKGRAYWDDDNEAEALAATIKAIELDALPNVHQFGLIYQVAQMYMQDEKYDQALSWIDRWEKESGQNTADSLALKSNLFYRLERYQDAIGTMKQAIAKSDAPHESWNQILMASYYELDQFDEAAALVQSQLAKKPNDIKLIKQLATIYVNGDKYPQAIEVLSKAKAQGLITSPEDYMQLAKLYANADKPKDAADTLREGMSKGVVQPSLEAYRLLGDVCSQSEDDACTIDAYTKASPFAADGNVDYQLGYYLYYAERSAEAKEALNRAISKGGLRQEGEAYVMRGDILSDLNDNAGAMADWRKAATFPSTKTMAEQRIKAATTGVKLRRPSTRK from the coding sequence ATGAAGCTTTCCGGGCTCGCGCGTGTCGCCCTGTGCGCAACCGCCCTGTTGATGTCCGCAGCGACCTTTGCCGCGAAGAAGGACACCAAGAGCGTCGATGAATTTCCGAACGCGACGCGCAAGGAGCCGAAGGCCACCATGGTGGAGCGCGAGCAGCGCGAGCTCAGCAAGGCCGCCGACCTCGTCAACGATGGCAAAGGCATGGAAGCGCTGCCGATCGTCGAAAAGGTGCTTGGCAACCCGAAGTCCAGCAAGTACGCCCAGGCTTTCGCCCTGCAGCTCAAGGGTAGAGCCTACTGGGACGATGACAACGAGGCCGAGGCGCTCGCTGCGACCATCAAGGCCATCGAGCTCGATGCCTTGCCGAACGTGCACCAGTTCGGCCTGATCTATCAGGTCGCACAGATGTACATGCAGGATGAAAAGTATGACCAGGCCCTGTCCTGGATCGATCGCTGGGAAAAGGAATCCGGGCAGAACACGGCCGACTCGCTTGCCCTCAAGAGCAACCTGTTCTATCGCCTTGAGCGCTACCAGGACGCGATCGGCACCATGAAGCAAGCGATCGCCAAGAGCGATGCGCCGCACGAGAGCTGGAACCAGATCCTCATGGCCAGCTATTACGAGCTCGACCAGTTTGACGAGGCGGCTGCGCTCGTGCAGAGCCAACTGGCGAAGAAGCCGAACGACATCAAGCTCATCAAGCAGCTCGCGACGATCTACGTCAACGGCGACAAGTATCCGCAGGCGATCGAGGTGCTCAGCAAGGCCAAGGCGCAGGGTCTGATCACCTCACCGGAAGACTACATGCAGCTCGCCAAGCTATACGCCAATGCGGACAAGCCGAAAGACGCCGCGGACACGCTGCGCGAGGGCATGAGCAAGGGCGTCGTGCAGCCATCGCTCGAAGCCTATCGCCTGTTGGGCGACGTGTGCTCGCAGAGCGAGGACGACGCCTGCACGATCGATGCGTATACCAAGGCTTCGCCCTTCGCAGCCGACGGCAACGTCGACTACCAGCTTGGCTACTACCTCTACTATGCCGAGCGCTCCGCCGAAGCCAAGGAAGCTCTGAATCGTGCCATCAGCAAGGGTGGCCTGCGTCAGGAAGGCGAAGCCTATGTGATGCGTGGCGACATCCTCAGCGACCTCAACGACAATGCCGGCGCCATGGCCGACTGGCGAAAGGCCGCCACGTTCCCGAGCACGAAGACGATGGCCGAGCAACGCATCAAGGCCGCGACCACGGGCGTCAAGCTCAGGCGTCCGTCAACGCGCAAGTAG